One stretch of Priestia megaterium DNA includes these proteins:
- a CDS encoding asparaginase, with amino-acid sequence MKTVYILHTGGTISMKEDMATGSVTPDIQNPLHRSTSSVSGMANVIVEEAFHLPSPHITPKEMLILSKKIRDKINEGKIDAVVLTHGTDTLEETAYFLDLTVHTDIPIVLTGAMRSSNEIGSDGPYNFISAVRVAISDGAKGKGVLVVMNDEIHTAENVTKTHTSNVATFQSPQYGPIGLITKRGVSFHHMPTEHEFYPVNQIDKQITLLKAYAGMDDQLFQAAASMNVDGLVIEALGQGNLPPLALPGIQLLLKRKIPIVLVSRCFNGIAQDVYGYEGGGKQLKEMGVIFSNGLNGPKARIKLLVALQVTTNHDELQQLFNH; translated from the coding sequence ATGAAAACTGTTTATATTCTTCACACCGGCGGCACAATCTCTATGAAAGAAGACATGGCAACTGGATCGGTAACACCAGATATTCAAAATCCGCTTCACCGCTCAACATCATCTGTTTCAGGTATGGCCAATGTAATCGTAGAAGAAGCATTTCATCTGCCTTCTCCTCACATTACTCCTAAGGAAATGCTTATACTTTCAAAAAAAATACGCGATAAAATTAATGAGGGCAAAATTGATGCAGTCGTGTTAACCCACGGTACGGACACGCTGGAAGAAACCGCTTATTTTTTAGATCTAACAGTGCATACAGATATTCCAATTGTCTTAACTGGAGCCATGAGATCAAGCAATGAGATCGGTTCAGACGGTCCTTATAATTTTATATCTGCGGTTCGGGTGGCTATTAGTGACGGTGCAAAAGGAAAAGGTGTCTTAGTGGTGATGAACGATGAAATTCATACCGCTGAAAATGTGACCAAGACCCACACAAGCAACGTGGCGACATTTCAAAGCCCTCAGTACGGGCCAATAGGATTAATCACAAAACGCGGCGTATCTTTTCACCACATGCCTACAGAACATGAATTTTATCCTGTTAATCAGATAGATAAACAAATCACTTTATTAAAAGCTTATGCAGGAATGGACGATCAATTATTTCAAGCGGCGGCTTCAATGAATGTCGATGGACTTGTAATTGAAGCCCTCGGCCAAGGAAATCTCCCTCCCCTTGCACTTCCGGGAATTCAATTGCTTTTAAAACGAAAGATACCCATCGTGCTCGTTTCTCGCTGTTTTAATGGAATTGCTCAAGATGTATATGGATATGAAGGCGGTGGCAAGCAGTTGAAAGAGATGGGCGTTATTTTTTCAAATGGCTTAAATGGTCCTAAAGCACGCATTAAACTGTTAGTTGCTCTCCAAGTAACAACGAATCATGATGAACTGCAGCAGCTATTTAATCATTAG
- a CDS encoding YpdA family putative bacillithiol disulfide reductase — translation MKKEKVIIVGGGPCGLSAAIELQHTGMDALVIEKGNIVNAIYNYPTHQTFFSSSEKLEIGDVPFITENRKPVRNQALAYYREVVKRKQVRIQSFERVLQVDKQAENQFIVTTSKETYEAENVIIATGYYDHPNYMNVPGEDLSKVFHYFKEAHPYFDKDVVVIGGKNSSVDAALELVKCDARVTVIYRGSDYSSSVKPWILPEFEALVRNGTIQMHFNAHVTKITDETVTYEQEGKESTISNDFVFAMTGYHPDHSFLTKMGVELDDETGRPSFNEETMETNVEGIYIAGVIAAGNNANEIFIENGRFHGKSIASHIINKNNA, via the coding sequence ATGAAGAAAGAAAAAGTAATTATTGTTGGCGGAGGACCATGCGGTCTTTCAGCAGCTATTGAGCTTCAACATACAGGTATGGATGCCCTTGTAATTGAAAAAGGGAATATTGTGAATGCCATTTATAACTATCCGACCCACCAAACGTTTTTTAGTTCGAGTGAAAAACTAGAAATTGGGGATGTCCCTTTTATTACGGAAAATCGTAAGCCTGTGCGCAACCAAGCTCTTGCTTACTACCGAGAAGTGGTGAAGCGCAAGCAGGTTCGAATTCAGTCGTTTGAACGTGTCTTGCAAGTAGACAAACAAGCGGAAAACCAATTTATTGTCACAACATCTAAAGAGACATATGAAGCGGAGAATGTCATTATAGCTACGGGCTATTACGATCATCCTAATTATATGAATGTTCCTGGTGAAGATTTATCAAAGGTATTTCATTATTTCAAAGAAGCGCATCCGTACTTTGATAAAGATGTAGTCGTTATAGGCGGAAAAAACTCTAGCGTCGATGCAGCTCTGGAATTGGTGAAGTGTGATGCAAGGGTGACGGTTATTTATCGTGGCTCAGATTACTCCTCTAGCGTAAAACCTTGGATATTGCCTGAATTTGAGGCGCTGGTTCGAAATGGAACAATTCAGATGCATTTTAATGCTCATGTAACAAAGATAACGGATGAAACGGTAACATATGAGCAGGAAGGGAAAGAATCTACGATTAGTAACGATTTCGTTTTTGCCATGACTGGCTATCACCCTGATCATTCGTTCTTAACAAAAATGGGTGTGGAATTAGATGATGAAACAGGCCGCCCTTCTTTTAACGAAGAGACGATGGAAACAAACGTGGAAGGAATTTATATCGCTGGTGTGATTGCTGCAGGAAACAATGCTAATGAGATTTTTATTGAAAATGGACGTTTTCATGGAAAATCAATCGCTTCTCATATTATCAACAAAAACAACGCATAG
- a CDS encoding Glu/Leu/Phe/Val family dehydrogenase, which translates to MQDSKNSQEEKHDVLKSTQTVIHKALEKLGYPDEVYELLKEPLRMMTVKIPVRMDDGSVKIFTGHRAQHNDAVGPTKGGIRFHPNVTEKEVKALSIWMSLKCGIVDLPYGGGKGGIVCDPRNMSFGELERLSRGYVRAISQIVGPTKDIPAPDVFTNSQIMAWMMDEYSRIDEFNSPGFITGKPLVLGGSHGRETATAKGVTICIREAAKKRGIELQGARVVVQGFGNAGSFLAKFMHDAGAKIVGISDAYGALHDPNGLDIDYLLDRRDSFGTVTKLFNNTISNKELLELDCDILVPAAIENQITEENAHNIQASIVVEAANGPTTLEATRILSERGILLVPDVLASAGGVTVSYFEWVQNNQGYYWTEEEVEEKLEKVMVKSFNNIYETSTTRKVDMRLAAYMIGVRKMAEGSRFRGWI; encoded by the coding sequence ATGCAAGACAGTAAAAATAGTCAAGAAGAGAAGCATGATGTTTTAAAATCTACACAAACAGTGATACATAAAGCGTTAGAAAAACTAGGCTATCCTGATGAAGTGTATGAACTATTAAAAGAGCCATTACGAATGATGACAGTAAAAATTCCTGTTCGTATGGATGACGGATCAGTTAAGATTTTTACAGGTCACCGAGCGCAGCATAACGATGCAGTTGGTCCTACGAAAGGTGGAATTCGTTTTCACCCAAACGTAACTGAAAAAGAAGTAAAAGCTCTATCTATATGGATGAGTTTAAAATGTGGAATCGTTGACCTTCCTTACGGTGGAGGAAAAGGTGGAATTGTTTGTGATCCTCGAAATATGTCTTTTGGAGAATTAGAGCGTTTAAGCCGCGGATATGTTCGTGCGATTAGCCAAATTGTTGGACCAACAAAGGATATTCCAGCGCCGGATGTGTTTACAAATTCACAAATTATGGCTTGGATGATGGATGAATACAGCCGGATTGATGAATTTAACTCACCGGGCTTTATTACTGGAAAGCCCCTTGTCTTGGGTGGTTCGCACGGCCGTGAAACAGCGACTGCAAAAGGAGTAACTATTTGTATTCGTGAAGCAGCGAAAAAACGAGGCATTGAATTACAAGGCGCACGGGTAGTAGTACAAGGGTTTGGAAATGCAGGAAGCTTTTTAGCTAAGTTCATGCACGACGCTGGCGCTAAAATTGTAGGGATATCCGATGCGTACGGAGCGCTGCATGATCCTAACGGCTTAGACATTGATTATTTATTAGATCGACGCGATAGCTTTGGCACAGTAACGAAATTATTCAATAATACAATCAGCAATAAAGAGCTGCTTGAACTTGACTGTGACATCCTAGTTCCAGCTGCGATTGAAAATCAAATTACAGAAGAAAACGCCCATAACATTCAAGCGAGTATTGTTGTAGAAGCAGCAAATGGACCAACAACTCTTGAAGCAACGCGCATCTTGTCAGAAAGAGGAATTTTATTAGTTCCAGACGTTTTGGCAAGCGCCGGCGGTGTAACAGTCTCTTATTTTGAATGGGTGCAAAATAACCAAGGTTATTATTGGACGGAAGAAGAAGTAGAAGAAAAGCTTGAAAAAGTAATGGTTAAATCATTTAATAACATCTACGAAACCTCTACAACTCGAAAAGTCGACATGCGTCTAGCTGCTTATATGATAGGCGTAAGAAAAATGGCAGAAGGCTCTCGTTTCAGAGGCTGGATTTAA
- a CDS encoding genetic competence negative regulator, which yields MRLERLNYNKLKVFLTYDDLKERGLTKEDLWTDTFKVKQLFREMIEQASQELNFEPTNSLSVEVFSLQAQGMVVFVTKQYEEETSYGEFDEDEFEDFIEMQVMLDESEDMFFEFDSFEDVIQLTKRLSNFYDTDSVLYSFEKRFYVLLDYHMLSPAEVGNMIAVLAEYGNPSTITKHRVNEYGKMLVEKRALEYINSVFS from the coding sequence ATGAGGCTTGAACGATTAAACTATAATAAGCTAAAAGTTTTTTTGACCTACGATGATTTAAAAGAAAGAGGGTTAACAAAAGAAGATCTATGGACAGATACATTCAAAGTAAAACAGCTCTTTCGTGAGATGATAGAGCAAGCTTCTCAAGAACTGAACTTTGAACCTACAAATTCTCTTTCGGTAGAAGTTTTTTCACTTCAAGCACAGGGAATGGTTGTATTTGTGACAAAGCAGTATGAAGAAGAAACCAGCTACGGTGAGTTCGATGAAGACGAGTTCGAGGACTTCATTGAAATGCAGGTCATGCTAGATGAAAGCGAAGACATGTTTTTTGAGTTTGATTCATTTGAAGATGTCATTCAGCTGACCAAACGCCTGTCAAACTTTTACGATACGGATAGCGTGCTCTATTCATTTGAAAAACGTTTTTACGTGCTGCTGGATTATCACATGCTGTCACCAGCTGAAGTTGGGAATATGATTGCGGTTTTGGCGGAGTATGGAAATCCCTCTACAATTACAAAGCACCGCGTAAATGAATATGGAAAAATGTTAGTAGAAAAGAGAGCTTTGGAGTATATTAACTCTGTCTTTTCTTAA
- a CDS encoding MerR family transcriptional regulator, producing the protein MAHEGKYNIKAISNMVGIQPGTLRAWERRYQILNPVRNESGHRLYTEEDLRKLKWLTEKVSGGFTISQAVSLLETESSTVGTFEEEGEVDSPQKIRDELLTMLLSFEEGKAQDLINHAFSLYSVEKVVIDILGSLLVTVGDMWEKGQITSAHEHYTTQVLKTRISMIFYSLPSNGLLPKAIAVCGPNETHEVGLLVFTLFLRRKGFEVIYLGSSIEDKDVELIVKEVDPTFLFMSCTMMENAEKTLNLTNQMIKKFPHLKVGLGGYVFDGLDSKRKGEAQPFILGNTKEEWNSWLTKKLAEID; encoded by the coding sequence ATGGCTCACGAAGGGAAGTATAATATTAAAGCCATCTCAAATATGGTCGGAATCCAGCCGGGAACTTTGCGTGCATGGGAACGACGTTATCAAATTTTAAATCCTGTCCGCAATGAATCGGGGCATCGGTTATATACAGAGGAAGATTTGCGGAAATTAAAATGGCTCACGGAAAAAGTGAGCGGAGGTTTTACCATAAGTCAAGCGGTTTCGTTATTAGAAACGGAAAGTAGTACAGTAGGAACGTTTGAAGAAGAAGGAGAAGTAGATTCCCCTCAAAAAATTAGGGATGAGCTGTTAACGATGCTTTTATCTTTTGAAGAAGGAAAAGCACAGGATTTAATTAATCATGCTTTTAGCCTGTATTCGGTAGAAAAAGTGGTTATTGATATTTTGGGTTCTCTACTCGTGACGGTTGGAGATATGTGGGAAAAAGGGCAAATTACAAGTGCCCATGAGCATTATACGACTCAAGTATTAAAAACGCGTATCAGCATGATTTTTTATTCGCTGCCTTCAAATGGCTTATTGCCTAAAGCGATTGCTGTATGCGGGCCTAATGAGACACATGAAGTGGGACTCCTAGTCTTTACGCTATTTTTACGCCGTAAAGGGTTTGAGGTTATTTATTTAGGAAGCAGCATTGAAGATAAAGATGTTGAGTTAATTGTTAAAGAAGTAGACCCAACGTTTTTATTTATGTCATGCACAATGATGGAAAATGCCGAGAAAACACTAAATTTGACGAACCAAATGATAAAGAAGTTCCCGCATCTCAAAGTAGGATTAGGCGGTTATGTGTTTGATGGTTTAGATAGCAAAAGAAAAGGCGAGGCCCAGCCGTTTATTTTAGGAAATACAAAAGAAGAGTGGAACAGCTGGCTAACAAAAAAATTAGCAGAAATTGATTGA
- a CDS encoding metallophosphoesterase — MVILLIILALGIGLLIFMFSEAHRTYVEERTLHLSTFPENQQPLRLFFISDIHKRTVSSKLLEKIPGEVDFVIIGGDLLEGGVPLLRARQNIQKLKTLGPVYFVWGNNDYEVSQMQLKQMLKDEGVIALKNEHVFAVSKYGTTCHFAGVDDLSEGQMNLKRAVSSIEPEQLTILLSHNPDVIYYVDEESKVDLILSGHTHGGQIRLFNFGMYELGGLKEKRNIPLFVSNGYGTTSLPLRLQARAQTHYITLKRKE; from the coding sequence ATGGTTATTCTTTTAATTATTTTAGCGTTAGGCATAGGCTTGCTGATTTTTATGTTTTCAGAAGCCCATCGTACATATGTCGAAGAAAGAACGCTTCATTTATCAACATTTCCTGAAAATCAGCAGCCTTTGCGCCTGTTTTTTATATCGGATATACATAAGCGAACAGTTTCGTCGAAGCTGTTGGAAAAAATACCGGGCGAAGTAGATTTTGTGATCATAGGCGGTGATTTACTAGAAGGAGGAGTACCTTTATTGCGGGCTCGTCAAAATATTCAAAAGCTTAAAACGCTAGGACCCGTCTATTTTGTGTGGGGAAATAATGATTACGAAGTAAGTCAAATGCAATTGAAGCAGATGCTTAAAGATGAAGGAGTTATTGCTCTTAAAAACGAGCATGTCTTTGCCGTTTCTAAATATGGTACTACATGCCATTTTGCGGGGGTAGATGATTTATCAGAAGGTCAGATGAATCTAAAGAGAGCTGTTTCTTCCATTGAACCTGAACAGCTTACCATTCTTCTAAGCCACAATCCTGATGTTATCTATTATGTAGATGAAGAATCAAAAGTAGATTTAATTTTGAGCGGACATACACACGGAGGACAGATACGCTTATTTAATTTTGGTATGTATGAATTAGGAGGGCTGAAAGAAAAAAGAAACATTCCTCTTTTTGTCAGTAACGGATATGGTACAACCTCTTTGCCTCTCCGTTTACAAGCTAGAGCCCAAACGCATTATATCACTTTAAAAAGGAAAGAATAG